The stretch of DNA GTGGGCACGGTGGTCGGCACGCTGTTCACGGCCCCGCTGGCGCTGGTCTCCCTGCGCACCGGCACCAACCTGTCGACCTCGTCCGGCGCCCAGTTCGGCGTGCGCGGCCGGCTGGTCGGCTCGGTGGTCGGGCTGCTGCTCGCCCTCGGCTACACCGCCCTGACCGTGTGGATCGGCGGCGACGTGATGGTCTCCGTCCTGCACCGGCTGTTCGGTCTGACGCCGAGCGCGGCCTCGTACGGCGTCGTCTACACCCTGCTCGCCGCGGCGACCGTCACGGGCGCGGTGTACGGCTACCGGGTGCTGCTCGCCATGTCCCGCGTGCTCGCGATCGGCATGACCGCCCTGCTGATCCTCGGCGTGATCGCCTACGCCCCGCACTTCACCACGGCCGCGCTGCCGGAGGCCGGCGGCTATCTGCTGGGCGGCTTCTGGCCGACGTGGTTCCTCGCGACGGTGGCCGCCGGACTCTCCGGTCCGATCGCCTTCATCACCCTCCTCGGCGACTACACCCGCTACATCTCCCCCACCCGGTACTCCTCCCGCCGGGTGCTGCACGCCACCTGGCTGGGCCTGCTCCTCGGCCTGCTGGTCCCGCAGCTGTTCGGCACCTTCACGGCCTTCGGCGCCCGCGCCGCCCTCGACTACGCCGGGCCGCTGGTGGACGCCTCCCCCACCTGGTACCTGATCCCGCTGCTGCTGTCCGCCTCCGCGGGCTCGGTCGGCAACGCCGGTCTGATGCTGTACTCCATGGGCCTCGACCTGGACGCCATCCTGCCGCGCGCCTCCCGCGCCCGCGCCACCTACACGGTCGCCGTGGTCGCCACGGCCTGCGTCTTCGCCGGCCACTTCGCCTGGGACGCGCAGTCGGCGATGACCTCCTTCGTCCTCCTGCTCACCGCGATCGGCACCCCGTGGGCGGTCATCACCCTCATCGGCTTCGCCCGCTGCCGCGGGGTGTACGACGCCGACGCCCTCCAGGTCTTCAACCGGCGCTCCCGGGGCGGCGTCTACTGGTACCGGTCCGGCTGGAACATCCAGGCGACCGTCTCGTGGGCGGTGGGCGCCGG from Streptomyces sp. 6-11-2 encodes:
- a CDS encoding cytosine permease, encoding MPIEQHGVDTIPEAERTSGPRDLVSILLGSNLCLGVIIFGWLPPSFGLGWWASLSSIVVGTVVGTLFTAPLALVSLRTGTNLSTSSGAQFGVRGRLVGSVVGLLLALGYTALTVWIGGDVMVSVLHRLFGLTPSAASYGVVYTLLAAATVTGAVYGYRVLLAMSRVLAIGMTALLILGVIAYAPHFTTAALPEAGGYLLGGFWPTWFLATVAAGLSGPIAFITLLGDYTRYISPTRYSSRRVLHATWLGLLLGLLVPQLFGTFTAFGARAALDYAGPLVDASPTWYLIPLLLSASAGSVGNAGLMLYSMGLDLDAILPRASRARATYTVAVVATACVFAGHFAWDAQSAMTSFVLLLTAIGTPWAVITLIGFARCRGVYDADALQVFNRRSRGGVYWYRSGWNIQATVSWAVGAGVGLLAVSLPSYEGPLLSLTGGVDCSFLLSGAVGGLVHLLLAPRPQPSPLLETAKEPAHAESRL